The following coding sequences lie in one Eriocheir sinensis breed Jianghai 21 chromosome 19, ASM2467909v1, whole genome shotgun sequence genomic window:
- the LOC127000577 gene encoding uncharacterized protein LOC127000577 isoform X42, which translates to MRWLGVKGRYKVKMTENGLTNMRWLGVKGRYKVKMTENGLKNMRWLGVKGRYEVKMTENGLKNMRWLGIKGRYEVKMTENGLKNMRWLGIKGRYEVKMTENGLTNMRWLGVKGKYEVKMTENGLKNMRWLGVKGRYEVKMTENGLKNMRWLGVKGRHEVKMTENGLTNMRWLGVKGRHEVKMTENGLKNMRWLGVKGRYDVKMTENGLKNMRWLGVKGRYEVKMTENGLKNMRWLGVKGRYEVKMTENGLKNMRWLGVKGRYEVKMTENGLKNMRWLGVKGKYEVKMTENGLKNMRWLGVKGRYEVKMTENGLKNMRWLGVKGKYEVKMTENGLKNMRWLGVKGRYDVKMTENGLKNMRWLGVKGRYEVKMTENGLKNMRWLGVKGKYEVKMTENGLKNMRWLGVKGRYEVKMTENGLKNMRWLGVKER; encoded by the exons ATGAGATGGCTTGGAGTTAAGGGAAGGTATAAagtaaaaatgacagaaaatggaCTTACGAACATGAGATGGCTTGGAGTTAAGGGAAGGTATAAagtaaaaatgacagaaaatggaCTTAAGAACATGAGATGGCTTGGAGTTAAGGGAAGGTATGAagtaaaaatgacagaaaatggaCTAAAGAACATGAGATGGCTTGGTATTAAGGGAAGGTATGAggtaaaaatgacagaaaatggaCTAAAGAACATGAGATGGCTTGGTATTAAGGGAAGGTATGAagtaaaaatgacagaaaatggaCTTACGAACATGAGATGGCTTGGAGTTAAGGGAAAGTATGAagtaaaaatgacagaaaatggaCTTAAGAACATGAGATGGCTTGGAGTTAAGGGAAGGTATGAggtaaaaatgacagaaaatggaCTAAAGAACATGAGATGGCTTGGAGTTAAGGGAAGGCATGAggtaaaaatgacagaaaatggaCTTACGAACATGAGATGGCTTGGAGTTAAGGGAAGGCATGAggtaaaaatgacagaaaatggaCTTAAGAACATGAGATGGCTTGGAGTTAAGGGAAGGTATGATgtaaaaatgacagaaaatggaCTTAAGAACATGAGATGGCTTGGAGTTAAGGGAAG GTATGAggtaaaaatgacagaaaatggaCTTAAGAACATGAGATGGCTTGGAGTTAAGGGAAG GTATGAagtaaaaatgacagaaaatggaCTAAAGAACATGAGATGGCTTGGAGTTAAGGGAAGGTATGAggtaaaaatgacagaaaatggaCTTAAGAACATGAGATGGCTTGGAGTTAAGGGAAAGTATGAggtaaaaatgacagaaaatggaCTTAAGAACATGAGATGGCTTGGAGTTAAGGGAAGGTATGAggtaaaaatgacagaaaatggaCTTAAGAACATGAGATGGCTTGGAGTTAAGGGAAAGTATGAggtaaaaatgacagaaaatggaCTTAAGAACATGAGATGGCTTGGAGTTAAGGGAAGGTATGATgtaaaaatgacagaaaatggaCTTAAGAACATGAGATGGCTTGGAGTTAAGGGAAGGTATGAagtaaaaatgacagaaaatggaCTAAAGAACATGAGATGGCTTGGAGTTAAGGGAAAGTATGAggtaaaaatgacagaaaatggaCTTAAGAACATGAGATGGCTTGGAGTTAAGGGAAGGTATGAggtaaaaatgacagaaaatggaCTTAAGAACATGAGATGGCTTGgagttaaggaaaggtaa
- the LOC127000577 gene encoding uncharacterized protein LOC127000577 isoform X3: MRWLGVKGRYKVKMTENGLTNMRWLGVKGRYKVKMTENGLKNMRWLGVKGRYEVKMTENGLKNMRWLGIKGRYEVKMTENGLKNMRWLGIKGRYEVKMTENGLTNMRWLGVKGKYEVKMTENGLKNMRWLGVKGRYEVKMTENGLKNMRWLGVKGRHEVKMTENGLTNMRWLGVKGRHEVKMTENGLKNMRWLGVKGRYDVKMTENGLKNMRWLGVKGRYKVKMTENGLKNMRWLGVKGRYEVKMTENGLNNMRWLGIKGRYEVKMTENGLKNMRWLGVKGRYEVKMTENGLKNMRWLGVKGRYEVKMTENGLKNMRWLGVKGRYEVKMTENGLKNMRWLGVKGRYEVKMTENGLKNMRWLGVKGRYEVKMTENGLKNMRWLGVKGRYEVKMTENGLKNMRWLGVKGRYEVKMTENGLKNMRWLGVKGRYEVKMTENGLKNMRWLGVKGKYEVKMTENGLKNMRWLGVKGRYEVKMTENGLKNMRWLGVKGKYEVKMTENGLKNMRWLGVKGRYDVKMTENGLKNMRWLGVKGRYEVKMTENGLKNMRWLGVKGKYEVKMTENGLKNMRWLGVKGRYEVKMTENGLKNMRWLGVKER; encoded by the exons ATGAGATGGCTTGGAGTTAAGGGAAGGTATAAagtaaaaatgacagaaaatggaCTTACGAACATGAGATGGCTTGGAGTTAAGGGAAGGTATAAagtaaaaatgacagaaaatggaCTTAAGAACATGAGATGGCTTGGAGTTAAGGGAAGGTATGAagtaaaaatgacagaaaatggaCTAAAGAACATGAGATGGCTTGGTATTAAGGGAAGGTATGAggtaaaaatgacagaaaatggaCTAAAGAACATGAGATGGCTTGGTATTAAGGGAAGGTATGAagtaaaaatgacagaaaatggaCTTACGAACATGAGATGGCTTGGAGTTAAGGGAAAGTATGAagtaaaaatgacagaaaatggaCTTAAGAACATGAGATGGCTTGGAGTTAAGGGAAGGTATGAggtaaaaatgacagaaaatggaCTAAAGAACATGAGATGGCTTGGAGTTAAGGGAAGGCATGAggtaaaaatgacagaaaatggaCTTACGAACATGAGATGGCTTGGAGTTAAGGGAAGGCATGAggtaaaaatgacagaaaatggaCTTAAGAACATGAGATGGCTTGGAGTTAAGGGAAGGTATGATgtaaaaatgacagaaaatggaCTTAAGAACATGAGATGGCTTGGAGTTAAGGGAAGGTATAAagtaaaaatgacagaaaatggaCTAAAGAACATGAGATGGCTTGGAGTTAAGGGAAGGTATGAggtaaaaatgacagaaaatggaCTTAATAACATGAGATGGCTTGGTATTAAGGGAAGGTATGAggtaaaaatgacagaaaatggaCTAAAGAACATGAGATGGCTTGGAGTTAAGGGAAGGTATGAagtaaaaatgacagaaaatggaCTAAAGAACATGAGATGGCTTGGAGTTAAGGGAAGGTATGAagtaaaaatgacagaaaatggaCTTAAGAACATGAGATGGCTTGGAGTTAAGGGAAG GTATGAagtaaaaatgacagaaaatggaCTTAAGAACATGAGATGGCTTGGAGTTAAGGGAAGGTATGAagtaaaaatgacagaaaatggaCTTAAGAACATGAGATGGCTTGGAGTTAAGGGAAGGTATGAagtaaaaatgacagaaaatggaCTTAAGAACATGAGATGGCTTGGAGTTAAGGGAAGGTATGAa gtaaaaatgacagaaaatggaCTTAAGAACATGAGATGGCTTGGAGTTAAGGGAAG GTATGAagtaaaaatgacagaaaatggaCTAAAGAACATGAGATGGCTTGGAGTTAAGGGAAGGTATGAggtaaaaatgacagaaaatggaCTTAAGAACATGAGATGGCTTGGAGTTAAGGGAAAGTATGAggtaaaaatgacagaaaatggaCTTAAGAACATGAGATGGCTTGGAGTTAAGGGAAGGTATGAggtaaaaatgacagaaaatggaCTTAAGAACATGAGATGGCTTGGAGTTAAGGGAAAGTATGAggtaaaaatgacagaaaatggaCTTAAGAACATGAGATGGCTTGGAGTTAAGGGAAGGTATGATgtaaaaatgacagaaaatggaCTTAAGAACATGAGATGGCTTGGAGTTAAGGGAAGGTATGAagtaaaaatgacagaaaatggaCTAAAGAACATGAGATGGCTTGGAGTTAAGGGAAAGTATGAggtaaaaatgacagaaaatggaCTTAAGAACATGAGATGGCTTGGAGTTAAGGGAAGGTATGAggtaaaaatgacagaaaatggaCTTAAGAACATGAGATGGCTTGgagttaaggaaaggtaa
- the LOC127000577 gene encoding uncharacterized protein LOC127000577 isoform X16, with protein MRWLGVKGRYKVKMTENGLTNMRWLGVKGRYKVKMTENGLKNMRWLGVKGRYEVKMTENGLKNMRWLGIKGRYEVKMTENGLKNMRWLGIKGRYEVKMTENGLTNMRWLGVKGKYEVKMTENGLKNMRWLGVKGRYEVKMTENGLKNMRWLGVKGRHEVKMTENGLTNMRWLGVKGRHEVKMTENGLKNMRWLGVKGRYDVKMTENGLKNMRWLGVKGRYKVKMTENGLKNMRWLGVKGRYEVKMTENGLNNMRWLGIKGRYEVKMTENGLKNMRWLGVKGRYEVKMTENGLKNMRWLGVKGRYEVKMTENGLKNMRWLGVKGRYEVKMTENGLKNMRWLGVKGRYEVKMTENGLKNMRWLGVKGRYEVKMTENGLKNMRWLGVKGRYEVKMTENGLKNMRWLGVKGRYEVKMTENGLKNMRWLGIKGRYEVKMTENGLKNMRWLGVKGKYEVKMTENGLKNMRWLGVKGRYDVKMTENGLKNMRWLGVKGRYEVKMTENGLKNMRWLGVKGKYEVKMTENGLKNMRWLGVKGRYEVKMTENGLKNMRWLGVKER; from the exons ATGAGATGGCTTGGAGTTAAGGGAAGGTATAAagtaaaaatgacagaaaatggaCTTACGAACATGAGATGGCTTGGAGTTAAGGGAAGGTATAAagtaaaaatgacagaaaatggaCTTAAGAACATGAGATGGCTTGGAGTTAAGGGAAGGTATGAagtaaaaatgacagaaaatggaCTAAAGAACATGAGATGGCTTGGTATTAAGGGAAGGTATGAggtaaaaatgacagaaaatggaCTAAAGAACATGAGATGGCTTGGTATTAAGGGAAGGTATGAagtaaaaatgacagaaaatggaCTTACGAACATGAGATGGCTTGGAGTTAAGGGAAAGTATGAagtaaaaatgacagaaaatggaCTTAAGAACATGAGATGGCTTGGAGTTAAGGGAAGGTATGAggtaaaaatgacagaaaatggaCTAAAGAACATGAGATGGCTTGGAGTTAAGGGAAGGCATGAggtaaaaatgacagaaaatggaCTTACGAACATGAGATGGCTTGGAGTTAAGGGAAGGCATGAggtaaaaatgacagaaaatggaCTTAAGAACATGAGATGGCTTGGAGTTAAGGGAAGGTATGATgtaaaaatgacagaaaatggaCTTAAGAACATGAGATGGCTTGGAGTTAAGGGAAGGTATAAagtaaaaatgacagaaaatggaCTAAAGAACATGAGATGGCTTGGAGTTAAGGGAAGGTATGAggtaaaaatgacagaaaatggaCTTAATAACATGAGATGGCTTGGTATTAAGGGAAGGTATGAggtaaaaatgacagaaaatggaCTAAAGAACATGAGATGGCTTGGAGTTAAGGGAAGGTATGAagtaaaaatgacagaaaatggaCTAAAGAACATGAGATGGCTTGGAGTTAAGGGAAGGTATGAagtaaaaatgacagaaaatggaCTTAAGAACATGAGATGGCTTGGAGTTAAGGGAAG GTATGAagtaaaaatgacagaaaatggaCTTAAGAACATGAGATGGCTTGGAGTTAAGGGAAGGTATGAagtaaaaatgacagaaaatggaCTTAAGAACATGAGATGGCTTGGAGTTAAGGGAAGGTATGAagtaaaaatgacagaaaatggaCTTAAGAACATGAGATGGCTTGGAGTTAAGGGAAGGTATGAa gtaaaaatgacagaaaatggaCTTAAGAACATGAGATGGCTTGGAGTTAAGGGAAGGTATGAggtaaaaatgacagaaaatggaCTTAAGAACATGAGATGGCTTGGTATTAAGGGAAG GTATGAggtaaaaatgacagaaaatggaCTTAAGAACATGAGATGGCTTGGAGTTAAGGGAAAGTATGAggtaaaaatgacagaaaatggaCTTAAGAACATGAGATGGCTTGGAGTTAAGGGAAGGTATGATgtaaaaatgacagaaaatggaCTTAAGAACATGAGATGGCTTGGAGTTAAGGGAAGGTATGAagtaaaaatgacagaaaatggaCTAAAGAACATGAGATGGCTTGGAGTTAAGGGAAAGTATGAggtaaaaatgacagaaaatggaCTTAAGAACATGAGATGGCTTGGAGTTAAGGGAAGGTATGAggtaaaaatgacagaaaatggaCTTAAGAACATGAGATGGCTTGgagttaaggaaaggtaa
- the LOC127000577 gene encoding uncharacterized protein LOC127000577 isoform X1 produces the protein MRWLGVKGRYKVKMTENGLTNMRWLGVKGRYKVKMTENGLKNMRWLGVKGRYEVKMTENGLKNMRWLGIKGRYEVKMTENGLKNMRWLGIKGRYEVKMTENGLTNMRWLGVKGKYEVKMTENGLKNMRWLGVKGRYEVKMTENGLKNMRWLGVKGRHEVKMTENGLTNMRWLGVKGRHEVKMTENGLKNMRWLGVKGRYDVKMTENGLKNMRWLGVKGRYKVKMTENGLKNMRWLGVKGRYEVKMTENGLNNMRWLGIKGRYEVKMTENGLKNMRWLGVKGRYEVKMTENGLKNMRWLGVKGRYEVKMTENGLKNMRWLGVKGRYEVKMTENGLKNMRWLGVKGRYEVKMTENGLKNMRWLGVKGRYEVKMTENGLKNMRWLGVKGRYEVKMTENGLNNMRWLGIKGRYEVKMTENGLKNMRWLGVKGRYEVKMTENGLKNMRWLGIKGRYEVKMTENGLKNMRWLGVKGRYEVKMTENGLKNMRWLGVKGRYEVKMTENGLKNMRWLGVKGKYEVKMTENGLKNMRWLGVKGRYDVKMTENGLKNMRWLGVKGRYEVKMTENGLKNMRWLGVKGKYEVKMTENGLKNMRWLGVKGRYEVKMTENGLKNMRWLGVKER, from the exons ATGAGATGGCTTGGAGTTAAGGGAAGGTATAAagtaaaaatgacagaaaatggaCTTACGAACATGAGATGGCTTGGAGTTAAGGGAAGGTATAAagtaaaaatgacagaaaatggaCTTAAGAACATGAGATGGCTTGGAGTTAAGGGAAGGTATGAagtaaaaatgacagaaaatggaCTAAAGAACATGAGATGGCTTGGTATTAAGGGAAGGTATGAggtaaaaatgacagaaaatggaCTAAAGAACATGAGATGGCTTGGTATTAAGGGAAGGTATGAagtaaaaatgacagaaaatggaCTTACGAACATGAGATGGCTTGGAGTTAAGGGAAAGTATGAagtaaaaatgacagaaaatggaCTTAAGAACATGAGATGGCTTGGAGTTAAGGGAAGGTATGAggtaaaaatgacagaaaatggaCTAAAGAACATGAGATGGCTTGGAGTTAAGGGAAGGCATGAggtaaaaatgacagaaaatggaCTTACGAACATGAGATGGCTTGGAGTTAAGGGAAGGCATGAggtaaaaatgacagaaaatggaCTTAAGAACATGAGATGGCTTGGAGTTAAGGGAAGGTATGATgtaaaaatgacagaaaatggaCTTAAGAACATGAGATGGCTTGGAGTTAAGGGAAGGTATAAagtaaaaatgacagaaaatggaCTAAAGAACATGAGATGGCTTGGAGTTAAGGGAAGGTATGAggtaaaaatgacagaaaatggaCTTAATAACATGAGATGGCTTGGTATTAAGGGAAGGTATGAggtaaaaatgacagaaaatggaCTAAAGAACATGAGATGGCTTGGAGTTAAGGGAAGGTATGAagtaaaaatgacagaaaatggaCTAAAGAACATGAGATGGCTTGGAGTTAAGGGAAGGTATGAagtaaaaatgacagaaaatggaCTTAAGAACATGAGATGGCTTGGAGTTAAGGGAAG GTATGAagtaaaaatgacagaaaatggaCTTAAGAACATGAGATGGCTTGGAGTTAAGGGAAGGTATGAagtaaaaatgacagaaaatggaCTTAAGAACATGAGATGGCTTGGAGTTAAGGGAAGGTATGAagtaaaaatgacagaaaatggaCTTAAGAACATGAGATGGCTTGGAGTTAAGGGAAGGTATGAagtaaaaatgacagaaaatggaCTTAATAACATGAGATGGCTTGGTATTAAGGGAAGGTATGAggtaaaaatgacagaaaatggaCTTAAGAACATGAGATGGCTTGGAGTTAAGGGAAGGTATGAggtaaaaatgacagaaaatggaCTTAAGAACATGAGATGGCTTGGTATTAAGGGAAGGTATGAagtaaaaatgacagaaaatggaCTAAAGAACATGAGATGGCTTGGAGTTAAGGGAAGGTATGAg gtaaaaatgacagaaaatggaCTTAAGAACATGAGATGGCTTGGAGTTAAGGGAAGGTATGAggtaaaaatgacagaaaatggaCTTAAGAACATGAGATGGCTTGGAGTTAAGGGAAAGTATGAggtaaaaatgacagaaaatggaCTTAAGAACATGAGATGGCTTGGAGTTAAGGGAAGGTATGATgtaaaaatgacagaaaatggaCTTAAGAACATGAGATGGCTTGGAGTTAAGGGAAGGTATGAagtaaaaatgacagaaaatggaCTAAAGAACATGAGATGGCTTGGAGTTAAGGGAAAGTATGAggtaaaaatgacagaaaatggaCTTAAGAACATGAGATGGCTTGGAGTTAAGGGAAGGTATGAggtaaaaatgacagaaaatggaCTTAAGAACATGAGATGGCTTGgagttaaggaaaggtaa
- the LOC127000577 gene encoding uncharacterized protein LOC127000577 isoform X7 has product MRWLGVKGRYKVKMTENGLTNMRWLGVKGRYKVKMTENGLKNMRWLGVKGRYEVKMTENGLKNMRWLGIKGRYEVKMTENGLKNMRWLGIKGRYEVKMTENGLTNMRWLGVKGKYEVKMTENGLKNMRWLGVKGRYEVKMTENGLKNMRWLGVKGRHEVKMTENGLTNMRWLGVKGRHEVKMTENGLKNMRWLGVKGRYDVKMTENGLKNMRWLGVKGRYKVKMTENGLKNMRWLGVKGRYEVKMTENGLNNMRWLGIKGRYEVKMTENGLKNMRWLGVKGRYEVKMTENGLKNMRWLGVKGRYEVKMTENGLKNMRWLGVKGRYEVKMTENGLKNMRWLGVKGRYEVKMTENGLKNMRWLGVKGRYEVKMTENGLKNMRWLGVKGRYEVKMTENGLNNMRWLGIKGRYEVKMTENGLKNMRWLGVKGRYEVKMTENGLKNMRWLGVKGRYEVKMTENGLKNMRWLGVKGRYEVKMTENGLKNMRWLGVKGKYEVKMTENGLKNMRWLGVKGRYDVKMTENGLKNMRWLGVKGRYEVKMTENGLKNMRWLGVKGKYEVKMTENGLKNMRWLGVKGRYEVKMTENGLKNMRWLGVKER; this is encoded by the exons ATGAGATGGCTTGGAGTTAAGGGAAGGTATAAagtaaaaatgacagaaaatggaCTTACGAACATGAGATGGCTTGGAGTTAAGGGAAGGTATAAagtaaaaatgacagaaaatggaCTTAAGAACATGAGATGGCTTGGAGTTAAGGGAAGGTATGAagtaaaaatgacagaaaatggaCTAAAGAACATGAGATGGCTTGGTATTAAGGGAAGGTATGAggtaaaaatgacagaaaatggaCTAAAGAACATGAGATGGCTTGGTATTAAGGGAAGGTATGAagtaaaaatgacagaaaatggaCTTACGAACATGAGATGGCTTGGAGTTAAGGGAAAGTATGAagtaaaaatgacagaaaatggaCTTAAGAACATGAGATGGCTTGGAGTTAAGGGAAGGTATGAggtaaaaatgacagaaaatggaCTAAAGAACATGAGATGGCTTGGAGTTAAGGGAAGGCATGAggtaaaaatgacagaaaatggaCTTACGAACATGAGATGGCTTGGAGTTAAGGGAAGGCATGAggtaaaaatgacagaaaatggaCTTAAGAACATGAGATGGCTTGGAGTTAAGGGAAGGTATGATgtaaaaatgacagaaaatggaCTTAAGAACATGAGATGGCTTGGAGTTAAGGGAAGGTATAAagtaaaaatgacagaaaatggaCTAAAGAACATGAGATGGCTTGGAGTTAAGGGAAGGTATGAggtaaaaatgacagaaaatggaCTTAATAACATGAGATGGCTTGGTATTAAGGGAAGGTATGAggtaaaaatgacagaaaatggaCTAAAGAACATGAGATGGCTTGGAGTTAAGGGAAGGTATGAagtaaaaatgacagaaaatggaCTAAAGAACATGAGATGGCTTGGAGTTAAGGGAAGGTATGAagtaaaaatgacagaaaatggaCTTAAGAACATGAGATGGCTTGGAGTTAAGGGAAG GTATGAagtaaaaatgacagaaaatggaCTTAAGAACATGAGATGGCTTGGAGTTAAGGGAAGGTATGAagtaaaaatgacagaaaatggaCTTAAGAACATGAGATGGCTTGGAGTTAAGGGAAGGTATGAagtaaaaatgacagaaaatggaCTTAAGAACATGAGATGGCTTGGAGTTAAGGGAAGGTATGAagtaaaaatgacagaaaatggaCTTAATAACATGAGATGGCTTGGTATTAAGGGAAGGTATGAggtaaaaatgacagaaaatggaCTTAAGAACATGAGATGGCTTGGAGTTAAGGGAAG GTATGAagtaaaaatgacagaaaatggaCTAAAGAACATGAGATGGCTTGGAGTTAAGGGAAGGTATGAg gtaaaaatgacagaaaatggaCTTAAGAACATGAGATGGCTTGGAGTTAAGGGAAGGTATGAggtaaaaatgacagaaaatggaCTTAAGAACATGAGATGGCTTGGAGTTAAGGGAAAGTATGAggtaaaaatgacagaaaatggaCTTAAGAACATGAGATGGCTTGGAGTTAAGGGAAGGTATGATgtaaaaatgacagaaaatggaCTTAAGAACATGAGATGGCTTGGAGTTAAGGGAAGGTATGAagtaaaaatgacagaaaatggaCTAAAGAACATGAGATGGCTTGGAGTTAAGGGAAAGTATGAggtaaaaatgacagaaaatggaCTTAAGAACATGAGATGGCTTGGAGTTAAGGGAAGGTATGAggtaaaaatgacagaaaatggaCTTAAGAACATGAGATGGCTTGgagttaaggaaaggtaa
- the LOC127000577 gene encoding uncharacterized protein LOC127000577 isoform X28 encodes MRWLGVKGRYKVKMTENGLTNMRWLGVKGRYKVKMTENGLKNMRWLGVKGRYEVKMTENGLKNMRWLGIKGRYEVKMTENGLKNMRWLGIKGRYEVKMTENGLTNMRWLGVKGKYEVKMTENGLKNMRWLGVKGRYEVKMTENGLKNMRWLGVKGRHEVKMTENGLTNMRWLGVKGRHEVKMTENGLKNMRWLGVKGRYDVKMTENGLKNMRWLGVKGRYKVKMTENGLKNMRWLGVKGRYEVKMTENGLNNMRWLGIKGRYEVKMTENGLKNMRWLGVKGRYEVKMTENGLKNMRWLGVKGRYEVKMTENGLKNMRWLGVKGRYEVKMTENGLKNMRWLGVKGRYEVKMTENGLKNMRWLGVKGRYEVKMTENGLKNMRWLGVKGRYEVKMTENGLNNMRWLGIKGRYEVKMTENGLKNMRWLGVKGRYEVKMTENGLKNMRWLGVKGRYEVKMTENGLKNMRWLGVKGRYEVKMTENGLKNMRWLGVKER; translated from the exons ATGAGATGGCTTGGAGTTAAGGGAAGGTATAAagtaaaaatgacagaaaatggaCTTACGAACATGAGATGGCTTGGAGTTAAGGGAAGGTATAAagtaaaaatgacagaaaatggaCTTAAGAACATGAGATGGCTTGGAGTTAAGGGAAGGTATGAagtaaaaatgacagaaaatggaCTAAAGAACATGAGATGGCTTGGTATTAAGGGAAGGTATGAggtaaaaatgacagaaaatggaCTAAAGAACATGAGATGGCTTGGTATTAAGGGAAGGTATGAagtaaaaatgacagaaaatggaCTTACGAACATGAGATGGCTTGGAGTTAAGGGAAAGTATGAagtaaaaatgacagaaaatggaCTTAAGAACATGAGATGGCTTGGAGTTAAGGGAAGGTATGAggtaaaaatgacagaaaatggaCTAAAGAACATGAGATGGCTTGGAGTTAAGGGAAGGCATGAggtaaaaatgacagaaaatggaCTTACGAACATGAGATGGCTTGGAGTTAAGGGAAGGCATGAggtaaaaatgacagaaaatggaCTTAAGAACATGAGATGGCTTGGAGTTAAGGGAAGGTATGATgtaaaaatgacagaaaatggaCTTAAGAACATGAGATGGCTTGGAGTTAAGGGAAGGTATAAagtaaaaatgacagaaaatggaCTAAAGAACATGAGATGGCTTGGAGTTAAGGGAAGGTATGAggtaaaaatgacagaaaatggaCTTAATAACATGAGATGGCTTGGTATTAAGGGAAGGTATGAggtaaaaatgacagaaaatggaCTAAAGAACATGAGATGGCTTGGAGTTAAGGGAAGGTATGAagtaaaaatgacagaaaatggaCTAAAGAACATGAGATGGCTTGGAGTTAAGGGAAGGTATGAagtaaaaatgacagaaaatggaCTTAAGAACATGAGATGGCTTGGAGTTAAGGGAAG GTATGAagtaaaaatgacagaaaatggaCTTAAGAACATGAGATGGCTTGGAGTTAAGGGAAGGTATGAagtaaaaatgacagaaaatggaCTTAAGAACATGAGATGGCTTGGAGTTAAGGGAAGGTATGAagtaaaaatgacagaaaatggaCTTAAGAACATGAGATGGCTTGGAGTTAAGGGAAGGTATGAagtaaaaatgacagaaaatggaCTTAATAACATGAGATGGCTTGGTATTAAGGGAAGGTATGAggtaaaaatgacagaaaatggaCTTAAGAACATGAGATGGCTTGGAGTTAAGGGAAGGTATGAg gtaaaaatgacagaaaatggaCTTAAGAACATGAGATGGCTTGGAGTTAAGGGAAGGTATGAg gtaaaaatgacagaaaatggaCTTAAGAACATGAGATGGCTTGGAGTTAAGGGAAGGTATGAggtaaaaatgacagaaaatggaCTTAAGAACATGAGATGGCTTGgagttaaggaaaggtaa